From a region of the Vicingus serpentipes genome:
- a CDS encoding toxin-antitoxin system YwqK family antitoxin — MYKVFILNLFFCCISICSFTQNKLNDGVTKFYFENGNLSSEGLIKNGKPEGYWFTYYPSGLIKSEGNRKNYVLDSTWIFYNEKGEFKTKINYKNGLKNGLKIYYSDSCNIILEEHFNNDIKQNFTIYYYDEPGKLISKKIPFIDGVEDGISYEYGKDGRIITISVYKKGTFIGNEKINRFNKRNEKDGIWKQFYESGKLKQECRYKNDLLNGYLKDYDKQGKLINAILYINGVPQSFDESVEALDIRREFYDDASIKKEGAYDVNGKEHGNFNYYDKNGNVEKTEIYHHGILVAKGLTDEMDRRQGYWEEYYFDGQLKSKGKYLDGLKIEEWEYYFNNGELEQKGKYLEGEKFTGLWKWYHPNGELLREESFRKGLEDGFLYEYYDDGTLITKGEFIDGLKEGPWFYEMGDHREEGEYRNGVRSGVWNYYFDNNKLNFEGNFIDGVPDGKHKFYFKSGKLWREEHFLMGNKVDTWKTYNELGEIVLNINYKDGKEYKIDGTKLK, encoded by the coding sequence ATGTATAAAGTGTTCATTCTAAATTTATTTTTTTGCTGTATTTCTATCTGTAGTTTTACTCAAAATAAATTGAATGATGGTGTTACTAAATTTTACTTTGAAAATGGCAATTTATCTAGCGAGGGATTAATAAAAAATGGTAAGCCAGAAGGTTATTGGTTCACTTATTATCCTTCAGGTCTGATAAAATCGGAGGGTAATAGAAAAAATTATGTTTTAGATAGTACCTGGATTTTTTATAATGAAAAAGGTGAATTTAAAACGAAAATTAATTATAAAAATGGCTTAAAAAATGGTTTAAAAATCTATTACAGTGATAGCTGTAATATTATTTTAGAAGAACATTTTAATAATGATATAAAGCAAAATTTTACAATTTATTACTATGATGAACCAGGTAAATTAATTAGTAAAAAAATTCCTTTTATAGATGGTGTTGAAGATGGTATCTCTTATGAATATGGAAAAGATGGAAGAATAATTACAATAAGTGTATATAAAAAAGGAACTTTTATTGGAAATGAAAAAATAAATAGATTTAATAAAAGAAATGAAAAAGATGGTATTTGGAAACAGTTTTATGAATCAGGAAAACTTAAACAAGAATGCCGTTACAAAAATGATTTATTGAATGGCTATTTAAAAGATTACGATAAGCAAGGAAAACTTATAAATGCTATTTTATATATAAATGGTGTTCCACAAAGTTTTGATGAATCAGTAGAAGCTTTAGATATTAGAAGAGAATTTTATGATGATGCTTCTATTAAAAAAGAAGGTGCTTATGATGTAAATGGTAAAGAGCATGGAAATTTTAATTATTATGATAAAAATGGAAATGTTGAAAAAACAGAAATATATCATCATGGAATTTTAGTTGCAAAAGGATTAACTGATGAGATGGATAGAAGACAGGGTTATTGGGAAGAATATTATTTTGATGGTCAATTAAAGTCAAAAGGAAAATATTTAGATGGTTTAAAAATTGAAGAATGGGAATATTATTTTAATAATGGTGAATTAGAGCAAAAAGGAAAATATTTAGAAGGAGAAAAATTTACTGGTTTATGGAAATGGTATCATCCAAATGGTGAACTATTAAGGGAAGAAAGTTTTAGAAAAGGATTAGAAGATGGTTTTTTATATGAATATTATGATGATGGAACATTAATAACTAAAGGTGAATTTATTGATGGATTAAAAGAAGGTCCTTGGTTTTATGAAATGGGTGATCATAGAGAAGAAGGAGAATATAGAAATGGTGTTAGAAGTGGTGTATGGAATTATTATTTTGATAATAATAAATTAAATTTTGAAGGTAATTTTATTGATGGAGTACCTGATGGAAAACATAAATTTTATTTTAAATCAGGTAAATTATGGAGAGAAGAACATTTTTTAATGGGAAATAAAGTTGATACCTGGAAAACTTATAATGAATTAGGAGAAATAGTGTTAAACATCAATTATAAAGATGGTAAGGAATATAAAATTGATGGTACTAAACTAAAATAA
- the rpiB gene encoding ribose 5-phosphate isomerase B produces MIVNNIAIGSDHAGFELKEFLKDYLLNINIKDFGPDSDARADYADYAHPVANCVENNPDYLGILICGSGNGINMTANKHQAIRSALCWNAEIAELARLHNNANILVLPARFITKEEAIKCVDIFFNTLFEGGRHTDRVNKIACK; encoded by the coding sequence ATGATAGTAAACAATATTGCAATAGGTAGCGATCATGCTGGTTTCGAATTAAAAGAATTTTTAAAAGATTATTTATTAAATATAAATATAAAAGATTTTGGACCTGATTCTGATGCTAGAGCAGATTATGCAGATTATGCTCACCCGGTTGCTAATTGTGTTGAAAATAACCCTGATTATTTAGGTATATTAATTTGTGGAAGTGGTAATGGAATTAACATGACTGCAAACAAACACCAAGCAATAAGAAGTGCACTGTGTTGGAATGCAGAAATTGCTGAACTAGCTAGACTTCATAATAATGCTAATATTTTGGTTTTACCGGCTCGATTCATAACAAAAGAAGAAGCAATTAAATGTGTTGACATATTCTTTAATACTCTATTCGAAGGAGGAAGACATACAGATAGAGTTAATAAAATTGCTTGTAAATAA
- a CDS encoding porin has translation MNKIKLMLTSAFFTIAIYSFSQEVTNTKFGKGLYNVVAADSSWSMKFGARFQTLFIGEWNLNEDDGITEGTSKFLTRRARLKFDGFAYSPKLQYKLELGLSNRDISGASAYTSNSPRYILDAVLKWNFYKNLTLWVGQTKLPGNVERVISSANLQLVDRSLLNSRFNIDRDMGAQLRHHFKLGNVVIREIISASQGEGRNITSDNLGGYQWTSRLEILPFGSFKNKGDYSGGDLKREEKPKLALGGTFDYHDRAVKNRSNQGSYMTNDVGFYQTDVYTLFIDAMFKYKGFSLMAEYADRTAEDAIAKNSDGTETGDVVSVGNGLNAQVGYLFKNNWEVATRFTQIQLDKKITGKDVETQYTVGVSKYLSGHKLKIQSDVSYLTVENSKDSGLMYRLQIDVHF, from the coding sequence ATGAATAAGATTAAATTAATGTTAACATCAGCTTTTTTTACAATAGCTATTTATTCTTTTTCTCAAGAAGTAACCAACACTAAATTTGGTAAAGGCCTTTATAATGTTGTTGCAGCAGACAGTTCTTGGAGCATGAAGTTTGGAGCAAGATTTCAAACATTATTTATAGGTGAATGGAATTTAAATGAAGATGATGGAATTACAGAAGGTACTTCTAAGTTTTTAACTAGAAGAGCAAGGTTAAAATTTGATGGTTTTGCTTACTCGCCAAAATTGCAATATAAACTTGAGTTGGGCTTAAGTAATAGAGATATTTCAGGAGCAAGCGCATACACAAGTAATTCGCCAAGATATATTTTAGATGCAGTTTTAAAGTGGAACTTTTATAAAAACTTAACCTTATGGGTTGGACAAACTAAACTACCAGGAAATGTTGAAAGGGTTATTTCTTCAGCAAACCTCCAATTAGTAGATCGTTCTTTATTAAATAGTAGATTTAATATTGATAGAGATATGGGAGCTCAATTAAGACACCATTTTAAATTAGGAAATGTTGTTATTAGAGAAATTATTTCTGCTTCTCAAGGAGAAGGAAGAAACATTACTTCTGATAATTTAGGGGGTTACCAATGGACTAGTAGATTAGAAATTTTACCTTTTGGTAGTTTTAAAAATAAAGGAGATTATTCAGGAGGAGATTTAAAAAGAGAAGAAAAACCAAAACTAGCTTTAGGAGGTACTTTTGATTACCATGATAGAGCAGTAAAAAATAGAAGTAATCAAGGAAGTTATATGACCAACGATGTTGGTTTTTATCAAACGGATGTTTATACATTATTTATTGACGCAATGTTCAAATATAAAGGGTTTTCATTAATGGCAGAATATGCTGATAGAACTGCTGAAGATGCGATAGCAAAAAACTCTGATGGAACAGAAACAGGAGATGTAGTTTCTGTTGGTAATGGATTAAATGCTCAAGTAGGTTATTTATTTAAAAACAATTGGGAAGTAGCTACCCGTTTTACACAAATTCAATTAGATAAAAAAATTACAGGAAAAGATGTTGAAACCCAATATACTGTGGGTGTTTCTAAGTATTTATCAGGGCATAAGTTAAAAATACAGTCAGATGTTAGTTATTTAACTGTTGAAAATAGTAAGGATAGTGGGTTAATGTATAGGCTTCAAATCGATGTTCATTTCTAA
- a CDS encoding Na/Pi cotransporter family protein — protein MEFGIIEILKLIGALGFFIYGMKIMSEGIQKAAGSGMRKILSTMTKNRYMGVLTGFLVTCLVQSSSASTVMAVSFVNAGLLSLVESAGIMLGANIGTTITGWLVAVLGFKVKMAAMALPLLAFGVPMMFMKKNRTKSIGQFIVGFAILFWGLSELKHSVPDIKNSPEILHFLGDYAHTGFLSNIFFIIVGTILTIVVQSSSASMALTQTLCFSGIIPFEVAAAMILGENIGTTITAELASLPANVHAKRSARIHSMFNIVGVSWAVLLITFTPALDGVRAIAMNWLGSADPMTAEGAPMGLAIFHTAFNVVNVGIMIWFVPLLVKLAIKSVKSKGEADEEYHLEYISTGIMSTPEMSIMEAQKEIAKFGEVVKRMNGFLKSLIITTDSKEISKTLARVKKYEDITDRIEVDVADYLAKVAEGEMSENSSIRVRGMLRIIGNLERMGDIYYQMSKGIERKNEQKVYFTPEQREKLLNMFELVETALENMVKNLDGHYEDISLTKATELENSINAYRKTIRKEHFESVERGDYNFQSATVYSELFNSLEKIGDHTINVTEGVTGEH, from the coding sequence ATGGAATTCGGAATAATAGAAATTTTAAAATTAATAGGAGCTCTTGGTTTTTTCATTTACGGAATGAAAATAATGAGTGAAGGAATTCAAAAAGCTGCTGGTAGTGGCATGAGAAAAATACTTAGTACCATGACCAAAAACAGGTACATGGGCGTATTAACAGGGTTTTTAGTAACCTGTTTAGTACAGTCGTCTTCTGCCAGCACAGTAATGGCAGTAAGTTTTGTTAATGCAGGACTACTTTCTTTAGTTGAGTCAGCAGGTATAATGTTAGGAGCTAATATTGGAACAACAATTACTGGTTGGTTAGTTGCTGTATTAGGGTTTAAAGTGAAAATGGCGGCAATGGCACTTCCTCTTTTAGCTTTTGGTGTTCCAATGATGTTTATGAAGAAAAACAGAACTAAAAGTATTGGCCAATTTATAGTTGGTTTTGCTATATTGTTTTGGGGTTTATCTGAGTTAAAACATTCAGTTCCAGATATTAAAAATAGCCCTGAAATTCTTCATTTTTTAGGTGATTATGCTCATACAGGATTTTTAAGTAACATATTCTTTATTATAGTAGGAACTATTTTAACAATTGTTGTACAATCTTCTAGTGCATCTATGGCATTAACACAAACATTATGTTTTAGTGGTATTATTCCTTTTGAAGTTGCAGCAGCTATGATTTTAGGTGAAAATATTGGAACGACAATTACTGCAGAGTTGGCGTCTTTACCAGCAAATGTTCATGCAAAAAGATCGGCAAGAATACACTCTATGTTTAATATTGTTGGGGTAAGTTGGGCTGTTCTTTTAATAACTTTTACTCCTGCTCTAGACGGGGTTAGAGCTATTGCAATGAACTGGTTAGGTTCAGCAGACCCAATGACAGCAGAAGGAGCCCCAATGGGATTAGCTATATTCCACACAGCATTTAATGTGGTTAATGTGGGTATCATGATTTGGTTTGTACCGCTTCTAGTAAAATTAGCTATTAAATCTGTTAAATCTAAAGGAGAAGCAGACGAGGAATACCATCTAGAATATATCAGCACAGGTATAATGTCTACACCAGAGATGTCTATTATGGAGGCACAAAAAGAAATAGCTAAATTTGGTGAGGTAGTAAAAAGAATGAATGGATTTCTTAAAAGTTTAATAATTACAACAGACTCAAAAGAAATTAGCAAAACCCTTGCTCGTGTTAAAAAATACGAAGACATTACTGATAGAATAGAAGTTGATGTTGCTGATTATTTAGCTAAAGTTGCTGAAGGTGAAATGAGCGAAAACTCTAGTATTCGAGTTAGAGGTATGTTGCGTATTATAGGAAACCTTGAAAGAATGGGAGACATTTATTATCAAATGTCAAAAGGAATTGAAAGAAAGAATGAACAAAAAGTTTATTTTACTCCTGAACAAAGAGAAAAATTATTAAACATGTTTGAATTAGTTGAAACAGCACTGGAAAACATGGTTAAAAACCTAGATGGACATTACGAAGATATTTCTTTAACCAAAGCAACAGAGCTTGAAAACAGTATTAACGCTTATAGAAAAACAATAAGAAAAGAACATTTCGAAAGCGTAGAGCGAGGTGATTATAATTTCCAGAGTGCTACAGTTTATAGCGAATTGTTTAATTCTTTAGAGAAAATAGGCGATCACACTATTAATGTTACCGAAGGAGTTACTGGGGAACATTAA
- a CDS encoding beta-sandwich domain-containing protein, protein MKQTIFSILFLLSVIAFANNNETTKIKTTTLQGKVVDNTESLTGVKVTIDNQETVVYTDFDGNFSLENIPVGTHKIELSLITYKNKEVSVDLSQENKIEIKLEAK, encoded by the coding sequence ATGAAACAGACAATATTTTCAATCCTTTTTTTACTTTCAGTTATTGCTTTTGCAAACAACAACGAAACAACAAAAATTAAAACGACAACACTTCAAGGAAAGGTTGTTGATAACACAGAAAGCTTAACAGGAGTAAAAGTTACTATTGACAACCAAGAAACAGTTGTATACACGGATTTTGATGGAAACTTTTCTTTAGAAAACATTCCTGTTGGAACTCATAAAATAGAATTAAGCTTAATTACTTATAAAAACAAAGAAGTAAGTGTTGATTTATCTCAAGAGAATAAAATTGAAATAAAGTTAGAGGCAAAATAA
- a CDS encoding toxin-antitoxin system YwqK family antitoxin, with amino-acid sequence MHKRIALIILITSISLFSYCQKINKIDGFFVDEKGQKYSGDLISYYENGNKEFVYLINDGVEDGVVLFYYENGNIMEEGFYKEGLKSGKWVKWGENGNKLAEANYDKGIKHGSWLVWDEKGVNRYEMEYNNGNRSGTWISRNESGDVVSNKTY; translated from the coding sequence ATGCATAAAAGAATAGCTTTAATAATATTAATTACTTCAATATCTCTGTTTAGTTATTGTCAAAAAATAAATAAGATAGATGGTTTTTTTGTTGATGAAAAAGGACAAAAATATAGTGGAGATTTGATTTCTTATTATGAAAACGGAAACAAAGAATTTGTTTATTTAATAAATGATGGTGTTGAAGATGGCGTCGTTTTGTTTTATTATGAAAACGGAAACATTATGGAAGAAGGGTTTTATAAGGAGGGATTAAAGTCTGGAAAATGGGTAAAATGGGGAGAAAACGGAAACAAACTAGCAGAAGCAAATTATGATAAAGGAATAAAACATGGAAGCTGGTTGGTTTGGGATGAAAAGGGTGTTAATAGATATGAAATGGAATACAATAATGGAAATAGATCGGGTACATGGATAAGTAGAAATGAATCAGGGGATGTTGTTAGCAATAAAACATATTAA
- a CDS encoding response regulator transcription factor, whose translation MSSSIAVLSNNKNESLDLISLLNKEGYDALFYSDAKKQTLENILNSSPRIVLIDLDLEITDGIEVCHFLKNEKKINSFLFIFSDRNEEYIEIEAFKAGADDYILKTINPRLLLKKISAILNRSKQNKANFEQKQLVFKDVIVDLYSYTVYKKNTAIYLPRKDFEILQLFILNPQKVYSREEIHRIVWSTEDNFNPRIIDVHIRKIREKVGNYFIETIKGVGYRLAA comes from the coding sequence ATGTCCTCTAGTATAGCGGTTCTTTCTAACAACAAAAACGAAAGTTTAGATTTAATTTCTCTTTTAAATAAAGAGGGTTATGACGCTTTATTTTATTCCGACGCTAAAAAGCAAACTTTAGAAAATATATTGAACTCTTCCCCTAGAATTGTTTTAATTGACTTAGACCTTGAAATAACAGACGGGATTGAAGTCTGTCATTTTTTGAAAAACGAAAAGAAGATTAACTCTTTTCTTTTTATTTTTTCAGATAGAAATGAAGAATATATTGAAATAGAAGCTTTTAAAGCAGGCGCAGACGATTATATTTTAAAGACAATTAATCCTCGTTTGTTATTAAAAAAAATAAGCGCTATACTAAATCGAAGCAAACAAAATAAGGCTAATTTTGAACAAAAACAACTTGTTTTTAAGGATGTAATTGTTGACTTATATAGTTATACGGTTTATAAGAAAAATACAGCAATATATCTTCCTAGAAAAGATTTCGAAATCTTACAGCTTTTTATATTAAACCCTCAAAAAGTTTATTCTAGAGAAGAAATACACAGGATAGTGTGGTCTACAGAAGATAACTTTAACCCAAGAATAATAGACGTTCACATTAGAAAAATAAGAGAAAAAGTTGGCAACTATTTTATTGAAACGATAAAAGGTGTTGGTTATCGCTTAGCAGCATAA
- a CDS encoding TonB-dependent receptor, with protein MKNILAVTLTVLSFGVFAQTGKIRGTVIEDATGLPLIGCSVIIEGTTTGGITDFDGNYTISVAPGTYTVVSSYVSFATQKVSDVVVKDGGVTIVPLRMKDQSITGETFELTAKQVRNNEAAISTIKRKSVNLIDGISAQTFAKTGDNSAAGALKRVTGVSIQGGKNVYVRGLGDRYTKTILNGITIPGLDPDRNSVQVDIFPTSVVDNIVVYKTFSPDLPGDFTGGMVDIVTKDFPESKFFSISTSFSYNPNMHFKSDFLSYNGYTSDLWADGAGWRVNPINPKSEIPRPLISQQNDISVQKATRAFDRDMSAIEANSLLNQRYNITYGNQFDGEKNTIGFVASLGYSMQYTFYDDFEFNTFQNSDTTSKFNLELVEQNNGSVGKQEVLWNGLLSTSLKREKSKYSLTLFHTQNGIKTATRLLQENTDFSDNNVTLDKTNLYYNQRSISNILLSSKHQFNKKLELKTAISPSLALNKEPDLRQTIYVISDAGEYTLAYGEGALVNRAYRNLEEINLNAKADLKWDFNQWSEMKSTLKTGVNYVFKERSFDVVEYNFRNIGQPEYSGNPDQLFTSEYLFSAANSPVTGEGIYAIGQVDSSNIYVAGQTVLAGYIMNELPIDSSFKVIYGARVEKAEMKYTGQRQTVIDPNEDVYKDRVVLDELDFLPAVSMVYAVAKDINIRGNFSRTLARPSFKEKSGAQIYDAVTQITFIGNLDLVQTHINNYDLRFEKYMGSTDIVSVSGFYKTFTNPIEVVSYNATSADNITPRNVDKATVLGVEFEVKKNLEFISEKLKNISIGSNVTFAKSEVEMSDIEFQSRTLEARDGQTVEKTRDFQGQAPFLINSFLGYTNRDKGIDATLSYNVQGKSLAIVGIGRIPDVYDKAFHDLTIKLSKSLGGEIKRHKISFNVRNVLNQKRQRIYSSFNANDEIFSSYSEGRFFGVGYSYTFK; from the coding sequence ATGAAAAATATTTTAGCAGTAACATTAACAGTTTTAAGTTTTGGAGTTTTTGCTCAAACTGGAAAAATTAGAGGGACAGTAATTGAGGATGCAACAGGCTTGCCTCTTATAGGTTGTAGTGTAATAATTGAAGGAACAACAACAGGAGGAATAACTGATTTTGATGGAAATTATACTATTTCTGTTGCCCCAGGAACTTATACCGTTGTTAGTTCTTATGTGTCGTTTGCAACACAAAAAGTTAGCGATGTTGTGGTTAAAGATGGTGGGGTAACAATTGTTCCGTTAAGAATGAAAGACCAATCAATTACAGGAGAAACATTTGAATTAACAGCAAAACAAGTAAGAAATAACGAAGCTGCTATTTCAACAATAAAAAGAAAGTCTGTTAATTTAATTGATGGTATCTCTGCTCAAACATTTGCAAAAACAGGCGATAACTCAGCTGCGGGGGCTTTAAAAAGAGTAACCGGAGTTTCAATTCAAGGAGGAAAAAATGTTTATGTAAGAGGTTTAGGGGACAGATACACAAAAACAATATTAAACGGAATAACCATTCCTGGTTTAGACCCTGATAGAAATTCAGTACAAGTAGATATATTTCCAACTAGTGTGGTAGATAATATTGTGGTGTATAAAACATTTTCACCAGACCTTCCAGGAGATTTTACTGGCGGCATGGTTGATATTGTTACTAAAGACTTTCCTGAAAGCAAATTTTTTAGCATTTCAACTTCTTTTAGTTATAACCCAAACATGCACTTTAAAAGTGACTTCTTATCCTATAACGGATACACTTCTGATCTCTGGGCAGACGGTGCAGGGTGGAGAGTAAACCCAATAAACCCAAAAAGTGAAATACCAAGACCTTTAATTAGTCAACAAAATGACATTTCTGTTCAAAAGGCAACTAGAGCTTTTGATAGAGATATGTCTGCAATAGAGGCAAACAGTTTATTGAACCAACGATACAACATTACTTATGGTAATCAGTTTGATGGAGAGAAAAACACGATAGGGTTTGTTGCTTCATTAGGTTATAGTATGCAATATACTTTCTATGACGATTTTGAATTTAACACCTTCCAAAACAGTGATACAACCTCTAAGTTTAATCTTGAGTTGGTTGAACAAAATAATGGTTCGGTAGGCAAGCAAGAAGTTCTTTGGAATGGATTATTAAGCACTTCTTTAAAAAGAGAGAAAAGTAAATACTCATTAACTTTATTTCATACGCAAAACGGAATAAAAACAGCCACAAGATTATTGCAAGAAAACACCGATTTTTCAGACAACAACGTTACGTTGGATAAAACAAACCTTTATTATAACCAAAGAAGTATTAGCAATATATTATTGTCATCAAAACACCAATTTAATAAAAAACTGGAATTAAAAACAGCCATATCTCCATCTCTCGCTTTAAACAAAGAGCCAGACTTAAGGCAAACTATTTATGTAATTTCTGATGCTGGAGAATACACTTTAGCTTATGGTGAAGGCGCCCTTGTAAATAGAGCATACAGAAATCTTGAAGAAATAAATTTAAACGCAAAAGCAGACTTAAAATGGGATTTTAACCAATGGTCGGAAATGAAAAGCACACTTAAAACAGGTGTTAACTATGTTTTTAAAGAACGCTCTTTTGATGTTGTTGAATACAACTTTAGAAATATTGGGCAGCCAGAATACTCAGGAAATCCAGATCAGCTTTTTACAAGCGAATACTTGTTTAGTGCTGCTAACTCACCAGTTACAGGAGAGGGTATTTATGCAATAGGACAGGTTGACTCTTCAAACATTTACGTTGCAGGACAAACTGTTCTTGCTGGTTATATTATGAACGAACTACCAATTGATAGTTCATTTAAAGTAATTTATGGTGCTCGTGTTGAAAAAGCAGAGATGAAATATACTGGGCAAAGACAAACTGTAATTGACCCTAATGAAGACGTGTATAAAGACCGTGTGGTTTTAGATGAATTAGACTTCCTTCCTGCTGTTAGTATGGTTTATGCTGTAGCAAAAGACATAAACATTAGAGGTAACTTTAGTAGAACGCTAGCAAGACCATCTTTTAAGGAAAAGTCGGGCGCTCAAATTTACGATGCAGTTACGCAGATTACTTTTATTGGAAATCTTGATTTAGTTCAAACACACATTAACAATTACGACTTACGTTTTGAAAAATACATGGGTTCAACAGACATTGTTTCAGTAAGTGGTTTTTATAAAACATTTACTAACCCAATAGAAGTTGTTTCTTACAACGCAACAAGTGCCGACAACATTACGCCTAGAAACGTTGATAAAGCAACTGTTTTGGGTGTTGAGTTTGAAGTAAAAAAGAACCTAGAATTTATCAGTGAAAAACTTAAAAACATTTCAATTGGATCTAACGTAACTTTTGCAAAATCAGAAGTTGAAATGAGCGATATTGAGTTTCAATCAAGAACATTAGAAGCTAGAGATGGACAAACAGTTGAAAAGACAAGAGACTTTCAAGGTCAAGCACCATTTTTAATTAATAGCTTTTTAGGCTATACAAATCGAGATAAAGGAATCGACGCAACACTTAGTTATAACGTACAAGGGAAAAGCTTAGCTATTGTAGGTATAGGAAGAATTCCTGATGTTTATGACAAAGCTTTTCATGATTTAACCATTAAACTATCTAAAAGCTTAGGAGGAGAGATTAAACGTCATAAAATTAGCTTTAACGTAAGAAATGTGCTAAATCAAAAAAGACAGCGTATATATAGCTCGTTTAACGCGAACGACGAAATATTTTCATCATATAGTGAAGGAAGGTTTTTTGGAGTAGGATATAGCTATACTTTCAAATAA
- a CDS encoding response regulator transcription factor — protein MEKILLVDDEQDILEFISYNLSKEGYKVITSSNGREAIQVAQKEEPDLIILDVMMPEMDGIEACLELRNIEKLKDTLIVFLSARGEDYSQVAGFDAGADDYISKPIKPRLLVSRVKAILRRKGSPQEETSEQEGGIRIDREKYLVYKEGTEYSFPKKEFELLALLISKPGKVFTREVILGTVWGGEVVVGDRTIDVHVRKLREKLGDQYIKTIKGVGYKFEA, from the coding sequence ATGGAAAAGATACTATTAGTTGATGACGAACAAGACATTTTAGAGTTCATTAGTTATAACCTTTCTAAAGAAGGGTATAAAGTAATAACGTCTTCTAATGGTAGAGAGGCTATTCAGGTTGCTCAAAAAGAAGAGCCAGACCTTATTATTTTAGATGTAATGATGCCTGAAATGGATGGCATTGAGGCGTGCTTAGAGCTAAGAAACATAGAAAAATTAAAAGATACGTTAATCGTGTTTCTTAGTGCACGAGGAGAAGATTACTCACAGGTAGCAGGGTTTGACGCAGGGGCAGATGATTATATATCTAAACCTATAAAACCAAGGCTTTTAGTTAGTAGAGTTAAAGCAATACTAAGAAGAAAAGGTTCGCCTCAAGAAGAAACTTCCGAACAAGAAGGAGGCATTCGAATTGATAGAGAAAAATATTTAGTTTATAAAGAAGGAACAGAATATTCTTTTCCTAAAAAAGAATTTGAATTGCTGGCCCTTTTAATTTCAAAGCCAGGAAAGGTGTTTACTAGAGAAGTTATTTTAGGTACTGTTTGGGGGGGTGAAGTTGTGGTTGGAGACAGAACCATAGATGTTCACGTAAGAAAACTAAGAGAAAAACTAGGCGACCAATACATTAAAACTATTAAAGGTGTTGGATATAAGTTTGAAGCCTAG